GGGCTTTTTGGTTTAATCCTGCCAACTTTTCTTTAAAAGTTAATCCTAGGCCAAAGCCAAGAAAGACAAAGATGAGGATTTTAAGCATTATCAATTTAATCTCTCCCTTTTCCTTATTTGATATTTTCCAACCTTTGCAGGAAATAACATTTTCAAAAAGAATTAATTATATATTCTAGATTTTTGTTGTAAACTATCATCACTAAAACAAATGGAAGGTGATGGAAAGGGTTTACAGAGTGTTTTGTCTTTTTAGATAAATATCGGTATAATTGCCAGGTATTAGCCCTATAAGTGTCAAAGAAGATCTAAGGGGGTTAGCCAGAATAGCTGGAATTGGTGAAAGGGGCCTTAATAGAAGTATATTACATAAAGACTATGGAGGCAATCTTTTATTTGCTGCCTTTTACATCAATGCACCAATTAATACCTTACTCTTTCAGGGCCTGTCAAAGGTGTTTAGATGTATGGGCTGTAGGTGATAAAAGAGAAATTTATGAGGGGTGTATAATCAATGACAGAAAGAATTTTGATTATCGATGATGAAGAATTATTAGTAAAGGGATTAAGCCATAGTTTAATGAAAGAAGGCTTTTTAGTAGATTCTGCCTTTGATGGTGAAGAAGGTCTATCAAAGTTTAAAGAAAAGGGATATAGTTTAATTATCCTAGATCTAATGCTCCCTAAAATTGATGGGATGAGTCTTTGTAAAGAAATAAGAAAAGAATCTGCTATCCCTATAATAATGTTAACTGCTAAGGGGGATGATGTTGATAAAATTCTAGGTTTAGAATATGGAGCCGATGACTATCTGACAAAACCCTTTAATACTAAGGAGTTAATTGCCAGAATCAAAGCTGTGTTACGGAGAACTGGCAAAAAAATAGGGAATGTAATGGAATTTGGTGAGCTTAAAATTGTACTAAACAATAGACAGGTATTCCATAGAGGGGAAAATATCGAATTGACAGCAAAGGAATTTGATATTTTAGCCCTTTTAGCAACCCATCCTGGTAAAATTTATACTAGGGAAAATCTCTTAGATTTAATTTGGGGATACGAATATTATGGTGATGTCAGGACAGTAGATGTTCATGTCAGAAGAATCAGGGAAAAAATTGAAGATAATCCTAGTGAACCCCAATACATAATCACTAAATGGGGAGTAGGTTATTTCTTCGGAGGCCCGGAAAATGTTTATTAGTATTAAATGGAAAATTGCAGGGGTTTTTGTAGCTATTTTCATCATAATTATGGTGATAACTAATTTAATAATCAGTAAAACCTTGGAAAGTTACTATTTGAATCAAAGACAAGTTACTTTATTAAAAACTGCCAATATCATTGCTACTACTTCAACTATTGACGGAAATTTTGATAGTAATAAAGTAAAGGAAATTATAGCTAATTATCTACCCTCCCTAGAAATGAGAATAATATCTACAGATTTAGATGGGAGGGTATTGGCAGATTCATTTTTAGACAGTAACCTAGAGGGGAAAATTTTAAATCAAAGGGAAATAGAAGCTGCCATTAAAGGTAAAAGTGTTTGGCAAAAATACAATCTGCCCCAAAGGGGTTGGGTAATGTATAGTGCTGTACCTATTATTTTAGATGGAGCAATAATTGGTACTGTCTTTATATCTTCATCTATTGAGGATATCAAGACAGCTATTAGTTATATAAAAAATACAATTGTGGCAGTTTCTTTAGTAAGTGGCCTTGTTATCACCTTTGTATCAATAATATTAGCTAACAATTTAGTTAAACCTATTGAGAAATTGACTAAAGTATCTAAAGAAATGGGAAAAGGGCAGTTTAGTAAACCAGTTGAAATAACCTCTAATGATGAAATTGGAATTTTGGGACAATCCTTTAATCGAATGGCTGAACAATTACAGAGGATAGAAGAAACTAGGTTAAAATTTTTAGGGGATATATCCCATGATTTAAAAACCCCATTAGCTACTATAAAAGCCTTAGCCCAATCCTTAGAAAATGAAGATAATATAGAGATATATAGAGAATTTTTAGCTGATATAGTATCAGAAGTTAATAGAATGAACTTAATAGTAAATAATATCATCCAATTTAATAAAATCAGTGATAGAACTTTACCTTTAATAAAAACAGAATTTGTCTTTAAAGATATTGTTGAAGAGAGTATCCACTCCATCAAAACATTAGCAAATGGAAAAGATATAAAAATAAAATTTTTCGATTATTCTCAGGAGGGGATTTTTTTAGGTGATAAAGAGAAAATCAAAAGTATGA
This sequence is a window from Anaerobranca californiensis DSM 14826. Protein-coding genes within it:
- a CDS encoding response regulator transcription factor, which gives rise to MTERILIIDDEELLVKGLSHSLMKEGFLVDSAFDGEEGLSKFKEKGYSLIILDLMLPKIDGMSLCKEIRKESAIPIIMLTAKGDDVDKILGLEYGADDYLTKPFNTKELIARIKAVLRRTGKKIGNVMEFGELKIVLNNRQVFHRGENIELTAKEFDILALLATHPGKIYTRENLLDLIWGYEYYGDVRTVDVHVRRIREKIEDNPSEPQYIITKWGVGYFFGGPENVY
- a CDS encoding sensor histidine kinase; this encodes MFISIKWKIAGVFVAIFIIIMVITNLIISKTLESYYLNQRQVTLLKTANIIATTSTIDGNFDSNKVKEIIANYLPSLEMRIISTDLDGRVLADSFLDSNLEGKILNQREIEAAIKGKSVWQKYNLPQRGWVMYSAVPIILDGAIIGTVFISSSIEDIKTAISYIKNTIVAVSLVSGLVITFVSIILANNLVKPIEKLTKVSKEMGKGQFSKPVEITSNDEIGILGQSFNRMAEQLQRIEETRLKFLGDISHDLKTPLATIKALAQSLENEDNIEIYREFLADIVSEVNRMNLIVNNIIQFNKISDRTLPLIKTEFVFKDIVEESIHSIKTLANGKDIKIKFFDYSQEGIFLGDKEKIKSMIINLLENAVKYSFKDGLIIVTLECKENYYKLKVKDNGRGIPEEDLPHIFERFYRVDKTRSSKTGGAGIGLSIVKMVVDLHKGKIEVNSKLGEGTEFILEFPRLNY